Genomic DNA from Halococcus saccharolyticus DSM 5350:
GAGATCACGACCACACTCGGAACAACGGTAGGAGTCAACCGAGAGCGTGCCACAGGAGGGACACTCCCACCGATCGCCGAGATCGACGCCCGTCATGCGG
This window encodes:
- a CDS encoding transposase, producing the protein MTGVDLGDRWECPSCGTLSVDSYRCSECGRDLASEGGGKVTHFQVRPEGGA